The DNA segment CGGTCGTCCAGCGGGGTTCACGCAACCTTTCTGACCTTGATTTTGAATCGCTGGAGCAGGCAATAGATGCCCGGATGGATGAGGTGTATGGCGTGAAAACGATGTTGATACTCACTGATTTTTCTGAAACTTCTTTGAATGCGGCAGACTATGCGGCGAGATTGACCCATCAGCTGCAAACCACCAAAATGATTTTATACCATTCCTATGCGTCCTTAATGACGCCTCCCAATTTATCCGGAATGGTTAGTTCCGGATTTATTGATTCTCCAGAGGGAGGGCCGGAAAAAATGGTGGAGCTAAAGAATGCATTGTTGAATGTAGTTGCCGGGCGGACGGAGATAGAGATGAGGAGCGATGGAAGGTCATTGGTCACTGCTGTAAATACACTTGTTCAGCAACAGGATATTGGCCTGGTCATTACAGGCACCACGGGGGAAAACCGGCTTGAAAAAGTCCTGATCGGAAGTAATGCCATTCGTTTAGTGGAAGAAAGCATCGCTCCGGTTTTAATTGTACCTCCGGCGACTAATTTTAAAACCATAAAAAAGGTGGTTTTTGCCTGCGACCTTCAGCAAGTTTCCAAAACTACCCCGCTGCTGGCCATCAAAACTTTTGTCCATACAATAAAGGCGAAGTTATTGGTGTTAAATGTAGCTCCTAACGGAGGGGATCTCGATCCCGGGTTGATGGAAGAGTTGGTTGACCTGCCCGGATTGTGGGATCAGCAAAAACCGGAATACCATGCTACCAGGCAGGAGGACATCGCCAGCGGAATTATGGAGTTTGCAACGCAGCAGGAGGTCGACCTGGTCATTACTGTTCCAAAGGTTTATGGCTTCTTCGAAAGCATTTTTCACCGGAGCCTGACTAAGAAACTGGCATATCACAGTCGGCTTCCATTGTTGTTGTTCCGGGAAGACATTTAAGAAAGCTTATAAATGTAAACCTCGTTTCCAGCTAATTGAACGGGTTTTTATGTTACTGGTACAGTCTTTGTAATAGGTGTGTTACATTTTACATTTAAAAACTACACTATGAAAAAGACAATTCAAATTTTCAGTATGCTGATGATCGCGATGACGATCATGGTATCCTGTAAGAAAGACACAGATCCGGCGACGAAAGACTTTTTTGTAGGTACCTACAAAGGTGATGTCTCTTATAAGAAAGGCGAGACAAACATTGTCAGTTCAGATGGAAAAATTACGGTGAGTAAAGTAGGAGAGACTTACAACTTCTATTTTGGAAGTAACATTCCGGACATCACAGGGGTGAAATTCGAAAAAAAGGGCGATAACTCTTATACGAGTATTGGCTCTGGTCTTACCGGAATCACGATTGATGCCAGCACGTTAAAAATGTTGGTCATTAGAGACGGTGCCACCTGGACCGCTGATTGCAAAAGGTAATTCTGTTTAATTATCATAATAATAAAAGGGCTTGTCGATCGACAAGCCCTTTTTTATATATTCTTTATGCGGGTATTAATGTGGCCCGGAAATGTGCAGGTGATAATTGATTCGTTTCAGGAGTTTCTCCAGGTCGAATGGTTTGGGAATAAATTCTTCTGCCGGACAGCCGATGTTATATTTATCGGTAATATGAGCGGACATCATAATGACCGGAAGCAAGGAGGTTTGGGGATCAGATTTAACCTGGTTGCAAACTGCGATCCCATCTCCGTCAGGTAGCATGACATCTAAAAGAAATAAATCCGGAACGGATGATTTTATTGCTTTCTTGAATTCCTTTACCGTTCCAAATACAGATACATTAAATCCTTCTTCTCTTAAATAATAATCAAGTATAAAGCTAATGTCAACATCGTCTTCAACAATATAAATTTTGTTTTTCATAATCTTCCAATTCCCTTTAATTACAGGGTTATAACGGTAAAATAATAGAGATTGTTTTGTTGAACCGGAATTCACGCAGAAAAAATCATCATTTGTCATAGGGCAATAGCAACCGAAGACTTATCCGAATGGCAGGTGGATACTATACACCAGCTTTATGCTGCTATCACCTTCTTTATAGATTGCTTCGGCCGATTTTTCTGTGGCAGAATAGCGTTTGTGTAATTCCACTTTGAACCATTCAGCCGCTTTTTTGCCGACTGTAATCCTGATGATTTCATCAATAGGCAGGATTTCCTGTTTAGCAGATAGCTTTTCAATGCCACCAATAACAGACCAATTGATGGTATGGAGTACATCTCCTTTAGCAAATAGCTGAACCATGTATTTATGCTTCCAGTTGGCCCAATAATAATCCATTTGCCTGACTTGTTTACCGCGCTTATAGGTCAGCTTCGGGTTAAAGGTATGGCTCTCTTTGAGGAAGTCTTTCAAGCCTGTTTTTAGTCCGGCAGAAGGAACCGGCTTTTGTATATGCTCCATTACATGCGGAGTAACATCAGCAGGCCATTCTTTTGGGTTGAAAGATTGAACGTTTAGTGCTAAAGTGGCATAAATTACGCTGATCAGTTTCAGGTTAAGAACCATGTCTTTTTTTTAATGATAAAATAGAACGTTTTACTAAATTTAAATAAAAAAACGGATACTTTTTATTTTAGCTTTAAGTGATGGAAAATACAAAAAGCAATAAGCATACGGCAAGTATCACGGAGTATATTGCCGGTTTTTCGACAGAGGTTCAGGAAATGTTGGAACAGATCAGGAATACCATCAAAGAAGTGGTTCCGGATGCGGAAGAAACGATCAGTTATGCAATTCCGGCATTCCGTCTTAACAAAAGGAGCCTGGTGTATTTTGCGGCTTTTAA comes from the Pedobacter sp. FW305-3-2-15-E-R2A2 genome and includes:
- a CDS encoding universal stress protein, which encodes METFSVKFKAGSLDLAAIVTAFDHHQQFKVEMITREPEPIRLKRSVKGQWTVVQRGSRNLSDLDFESLEQAIDARMDEVYGVKTMLILTDFSETSLNAADYAARLTHQLQTTKMILYHSYASLMTPPNLSGMVSSGFIDSPEGGPEKMVELKNALLNVVAGRTEIEMRSDGRSLVTAVNTLVQQQDIGLVITGTTGENRLEKVLIGSNAIRLVEESIAPVLIVPPATNFKTIKKVVFACDLQQVSKTTPLLAIKTFVHTIKAKLLVLNVAPNGGDLDPGLMEELVDLPGLWDQQKPEYHATRQEDIASGIMEFATQQEVDLVITVPKVYGFFESIFHRSLTKKLAYHSRLPLLLFREDI
- a CDS encoding response regulator transcription factor; this encodes MKNKIYIVEDDVDISFILDYYLREEGFNVSVFGTVKEFKKAIKSSVPDLFLLDVMLPDGDGIAVCNQVKSDPQTSLLPVIMMSAHITDKYNIGCPAEEFIPKPFDLEKLLKRINYHLHISGPH
- a CDS encoding DUF1801 domain-containing protein; protein product: MENTKSNKHTASITEYIAGFSTEVQEMLEQIRNTIKEVVPDAEETISYAIPAFRLNKRSLVYFAAFKKHIGLYPAPTTVEEFKADFEPYKTSKGTVQFPLNRPIPLELIRKMVRYLVQMNLEKAGNKSTS